A single genomic interval of Nostoc commune NIES-4072 harbors:
- a CDS encoding cytochrome-c peroxidase translates to MGIIPIISLVVFITSLSIYLLLTSRGRFLLKSLVTKIKRQGWKFRNNKINYLRSRFSKTITIAAIILAAVIAGNTVSAQVTPPPLTSLKSVSVPEPNNLGDFVKDKVAAIKLGKALFWDMQVGSDGKTSCATCHFHAGADNRSKNQISPGLLRINADGTANPDTVFDVGGAPNYQLKPGDFPFHKLSNPNDPKTVVSDRNDVSSSQGVFNAKFVDVKPGSAEDEVKNELDPVFKVGGTNVRRVQPRNTPTVINSAFNFRNFWDGRAQNIFNGVNTFGLRDPNASVVKAEKPNQLKFVKVRLNNSSLASQALGPPLSSFELSADGRTFQEIGDKFGRVDNKKSLSKLPLDNLDNLADNLVGPLLNSVDELTGNLAQIGNTKSINTLLQNVLSLRGTKLPRVLGRKLSTLRPLGKQVVHPQDSVLGADSRYPQPGLKDKTYEQLIKDAFKPEWWRSNRLIQVDAEGRRTFVNNADNSSQTNEYTLLEYNFSLFFGLAIQLYESTLIANDTPFDRFLAGNTTALTSQQQLGKDLFQGKALCIGCHVGSELTAASVSSVAKDGRIKRAPFGAKSPEDNGFFNIGVRPVTDDPGLGSNDPVQNNPLSEARLAQLGKFQLLLGENPPTLNPPLISSEKVFADGAFKAPGLRNVELTAPYFHNGGQATLEQVVDFYNRGGDFGVLPPLNLSSEEKQQLVAFLKGLTDDRVRFEKAPFDHPQLFVPNGHPGNQTFVTDDGTGNATNSLLEIPAVGRNGGSAIRNFLN, encoded by the coding sequence ATGGGGATCATACCCATAATAAGCTTAGTAGTCTTTATTACTAGCTTATCAATTTACTTGCTACTGACCTCAAGAGGTCGGTTTTTGCTCAAATCTTTGGTAACAAAAATAAAACGCCAAGGGTGGAAATTCAGGAATAACAAGATTAACTACCTGAGATCAAGATTTTCAAAGACTATAACAATTGCTGCCATTATTTTGGCAGCAGTAATAGCTGGAAATACTGTATCGGCACAGGTTACGCCGCCGCCTTTAACTTCGCTCAAAAGCGTATCGGTTCCAGAGCCTAACAATCTAGGAGACTTTGTAAAAGACAAAGTAGCTGCAATCAAGTTAGGAAAGGCTCTTTTCTGGGATATGCAAGTTGGAAGCGACGGAAAGACCTCCTGTGCTACTTGTCACTTCCATGCTGGAGCCGACAATAGATCCAAAAATCAGATTTCTCCTGGACTTTTGCGGATTAACGCTGATGGTACAGCGAATCCGGATACAGTTTTTGATGTAGGTGGTGCGCCAAACTACCAGCTTAAACCGGGAGATTTTCCCTTCCACAAACTGTCAAACCCGAATGATCCTAAAACCGTTGTATCTGACCGAAATGATGTCAGTTCCTCTCAGGGTGTGTTCAATGCTAAGTTTGTTGATGTTAAACCTGGTAGCGCGGAAGACGAAGTAAAAAACGAGCTAGACCCGGTGTTTAAAGTGGGAGGTACGAATGTGCGCCGTGTCCAGCCGCGTAACACGCCAACCGTGATTAATTCAGCATTCAATTTCCGCAACTTTTGGGATGGAAGGGCACAGAACATCTTTAATGGGGTAAATACCTTCGGTTTAAGAGACCCTAACGCCTCTGTGGTGAAAGCAGAAAAGCCAAATCAACTCAAATTTGTCAAAGTCAGACTGAATAATTCGTCTTTGGCTTCTCAGGCGCTTGGGCCGCCACTAAGTTCCTTCGAGCTGTCGGCTGATGGTCGCACTTTTCAAGAAATTGGTGATAAGTTCGGGCGAGTTGACAACAAAAAATCTCTCAGCAAGCTGCCACTAGATAATTTAGATAATCTTGCTGATAATCTAGTTGGGCCGCTACTTAATTCTGTTGATGAACTTACTGGTAATTTGGCGCAAATTGGCAACACTAAATCTATCAACACACTGCTGCAAAATGTTCTGTCACTTAGGGGTACAAAGCTCCCCAGAGTCTTGGGGCGAAAGTTATCTACCCTCAGACCGCTAGGCAAACAGGTTGTGCATCCACAAGATAGTGTTTTAGGTGCAGACAGTAGATATCCTCAGCCCGGACTGAAAGATAAAACCTACGAACAGCTAATTAAAGATGCCTTTAAGCCGGAGTGGTGGAGGTCTAATCGACTCATTCAAGTTGATGCTGAAGGTAGACGGACTTTTGTCAACAACGCTGATAACTCTTCTCAAACCAATGAGTACACGCTGTTAGAGTATAACTTCTCGCTGTTCTTTGGGCTGGCAATTCAGTTGTACGAGTCTACACTCATTGCCAACGATACGCCTTTTGATCGTTTCTTGGCAGGAAACACCACAGCCCTAACCTCTCAGCAGCAACTAGGTAAAGACCTGTTTCAGGGCAAGGCTCTGTGTATTGGTTGCCACGTGGGATCAGAATTAACAGCTGCTTCAGTAAGCAGCGTGGCTAAAGACGGACGAATCAAACGTGCGCCGTTCGGTGCAAAATCCCCTGAAGACAATGGCTTCTTCAATATCGGCGTTAGACCTGTTACGGACGACCCCGGTTTGGGTAGTAATGACCCTGTGCAGAATAATCCGCTTTCAGAAGCACGATTGGCTCAGTTAGGGAAATTTCAGCTTCTCCTGGGCGAAAACCCCCCCACCCTCAATCCACCGTTGATTTCTAGTGAAAAAGTGTTTGCAGACGGAGCTTTCAAAGCACCTGGACTTCGCAATGTCGAACTCACTGCCCCCTACTTCCACAATGGAGGTCAAGCGACTTTAGAGCAAGTGGTTGATTTTTACAATCGAGGTGGTGACTTTGGAGTTCTTCCCCCACTGAATCTGTCATCAGAAGAAAAACAGCAATTGGTCGCCTTTTTAAAGGGACTGACTGATGACCGAGTTAGGTTCGAGAAAGCGCCTTTTGATCATCCGCAACTTTTCGTGCCCAATGGACATCCGGGTAATCAGACATTCGTTACCGACGATGGTACGGGCAATGCTACGAATAGCTTACTAGAAATTCCTGCTGTTGGTAGGAATGGCGGTAGTGCTATACGAAATTTCTTGAACTAA